In one window of Rhodanobacter soli DNA:
- a CDS encoding M48 metallopeptidase family protein, translating to MIALKYLQAYPATLQDKVRELIAQERLGEHLAKRYPGRHEVQSDRALYAYVASLKQQHLKNAPAIDKVLYDSKLDVLRNALGLHTAISRVQGGKLKAKKEIRVASLFKAAAPEFLQMIVVHELAHLKEIDHNKAFYQLCQYMLPDYHQREFDLRVYLTWRELPSTINVNHRE from the coding sequence ATGATCGCGCTCAAATATCTCCAGGCCTACCCCGCCACCTTGCAGGACAAGGTGCGCGAACTGATCGCGCAGGAGCGCCTGGGCGAGCACCTGGCGAAGCGTTATCCGGGTCGCCATGAGGTGCAGAGCGACAGGGCGCTGTACGCCTATGTGGCGTCGCTGAAGCAGCAGCACCTGAAGAACGCACCGGCCATCGACAAGGTACTGTACGACAGCAAGCTCGACGTGTTGCGCAATGCGCTGGGCCTGCACACCGCGATCTCGCGCGTGCAGGGCGGCAAGCTCAAGGCGAAGAAGGAAATCCGCGTGGCCAGCCTGTTCAAGGCCGCCGCGCCGGAGTTCCTGCAGATGATCGTGGTGCACGAACTGGCGCACCTGAAGGAAATCGATCACAACAAGGCGTTCTACCAGCTGTGCCAGTACATGCTGCCGGACTACCATCAGCGGGAGTTCGATCTGCGCGTATACCTGACCTGGCGCGAATTGCCCTCGACGATCAACGTGAACCACCGGGAATGA
- a CDS encoding alpha-ketoacid dehydrogenase subunit beta, producing MAQITLIEAVTQALAYEMAHDDSVVVLGEDVGVNGGVFRATQGLQEKFGELRVLDTPLDETTIAGVTVGLAVQGMKPVAEAQFEGFIYPMMEQIACHAARMRNRTRGRLTVPAVWRAPWGGGIRAPEHHSEANEHLFTNIPGLRVVMPSSPARAYGLLLAAIRDPDPVMFFEPKRIYRQYKEEVPDDGEALPLDVCFVLRDGTDVTLVSWGAQVKEALEAADELASQGISAEVIDVATLTPLDFDTIAESVQKTGRCVIVHEAPKTAGFGAEIAARLAEECMYDLLAPVERVTGFDTHIPLFRLEMKYLPSVERVVDAAKRTLAAS from the coding sequence ATGGCACAAATCACTCTCATCGAAGCAGTCACCCAGGCGCTTGCCTATGAAATGGCCCATGACGACAGCGTCGTGGTGCTGGGCGAGGACGTGGGCGTCAACGGCGGCGTGTTCCGCGCCACCCAGGGCCTGCAGGAAAAATTCGGCGAGCTGCGCGTGCTCGACACGCCGCTGGATGAAACCACCATTGCCGGCGTCACCGTCGGCCTCGCCGTGCAGGGCATGAAGCCGGTCGCCGAGGCGCAGTTCGAAGGCTTCATCTACCCGATGATGGAGCAGATCGCCTGCCACGCTGCGCGCATGCGCAATCGCACCCGCGGCCGCCTCACCGTGCCGGCCGTATGGCGTGCGCCGTGGGGCGGCGGCATCCGCGCGCCGGAGCACCATTCCGAGGCAAACGAGCACCTGTTCACCAACATCCCGGGCCTGCGCGTGGTGATGCCGTCGTCGCCCGCACGCGCCTACGGCCTGCTGCTGGCGGCGATCCGCGATCCCGATCCGGTGATGTTCTTCGAACCCAAGCGCATCTACCGCCAGTACAAGGAAGAGGTGCCCGACGACGGCGAGGCGCTGCCGCTGGACGTGTGCTTCGTGCTGCGCGACGGCACCGACGTGACCCTGGTGAGCTGGGGCGCGCAAGTGAAGGAAGCGCTGGAAGCGGCCGATGAACTGGCCAGCCAGGGCATCAGTGCCGAAGTGATCGACGTCGCCACGCTGACCCCGCTGGACTTCGACACGATCGCCGAATCGGTGCAGAAGACCGGCCGCTGCGTGATCGTGCACGAAGCTCCGAAGACCGCCGGTTTCGGCGCCGAAATCGCCGCGCGCCTGGCCGAGGAATGCATGTACGACCTGCTCGCCCCGGTCGAGCGCGTCACCGGTTTCGACACGCACATCCCGCTGTTCCGCCTGGAAATGAAATACCTGCCGAGCGTGGAACGCGTCGTCGACGCGGCCAAGCGCACCCTCGCGGCAAGCTGA
- a CDS encoding tryptophan--tRNA ligase, with translation MNTRVLTGITTTGTPHLGNYVGAIRPAVEASRRDDVDAFYFMADYHALIKSDDAARIERSRLEIAATWLAAGLDPQRVTFYRQSDIPEIPELTWFLTCIASKGMLNRAHAYKAAVDKNTAAGEDADAGITAGLYMYPVLMAADILAFDANQVPVGRDQIQHIEMARDLGQRFNHLHGREFFVLPEALIEEQVATLPGLDGRKMSKSYDNTIPLFAGGKKQLRETIMRIVTDSRLPGEPKDPDDCALFTIFRAFASETETAAFRQALLDGIGWGEAKQVLYERIEADVAPMRERYEALMADPAAIEAILQQGARKARAIAAPKVAALREALGLRAMATAPARTDLPKAAPKQGKMPRFASFRDADGNFRFRLFSAEGEELLLSKSFADPKAAGALQKQLKALGAAAAVLRIRPLGVSLELDGAAVASTPDCRDEQARDDMLARLREALDQLAAQE, from the coding sequence ATGAATACCCGAGTCCTCACCGGCATCACCACCACCGGTACCCCGCACCTGGGCAATTACGTGGGCGCGATCCGCCCGGCCGTCGAGGCCAGCCGGCGCGACGACGTGGATGCGTTCTATTTCATGGCCGACTACCACGCGCTGATCAAGAGCGACGACGCGGCGCGCATCGAGCGTTCGCGGCTGGAGATCGCCGCAACGTGGCTGGCCGCCGGACTCGACCCGCAGCGGGTCACGTTCTACCGCCAGTCGGACATCCCGGAAATCCCCGAGCTGACCTGGTTCCTCACCTGCATCGCCTCGAAGGGCATGCTCAACCGCGCGCATGCGTACAAGGCCGCGGTGGACAAGAATACCGCGGCGGGCGAGGACGCCGACGCCGGCATCACCGCCGGCCTGTACATGTACCCGGTATTGATGGCGGCCGACATCCTGGCGTTCGACGCGAACCAGGTGCCGGTGGGGCGCGACCAGATCCAGCACATCGAGATGGCGCGCGATCTCGGCCAGCGCTTCAACCATTTGCACGGTCGCGAGTTCTTCGTGCTGCCGGAGGCGTTGATTGAGGAGCAGGTGGCCACGCTGCCGGGCCTGGATGGCCGCAAGATGTCGAAGAGCTACGACAACACGATCCCGCTGTTCGCCGGCGGCAAGAAGCAATTGCGCGAGACGATCATGCGCATCGTCACCGACTCGCGCCTGCCCGGCGAGCCGAAGGATCCGGACGATTGCGCGCTGTTCACCATCTTCCGCGCGTTCGCCAGCGAGACCGAGACCGCGGCGTTCCGCCAGGCCTTGCTGGACGGCATCGGCTGGGGCGAGGCGAAGCAGGTGCTGTACGAGCGGATCGAGGCGGACGTGGCGCCCATGCGCGAGCGCTACGAAGCGCTGATGGCCGACCCGGCCGCGATCGAGGCGATCCTGCAGCAGGGAGCGCGGAAGGCGCGCGCGATCGCCGCGCCCAAGGTCGCCGCGCTGCGCGAAGCGCTGGGGCTGCGCGCGATGGCCACCGCGCCGGCACGTACCGATCTGCCGAAGGCCGCGCCGAAGCAGGGCAAAATGCCGCGCTTCGCCAGTTTCCGCGATGCCGATGGTAACTTCCGCTTTCGCCTGTTTTCCGCGGAAGGCGAGGAGTTGCTGCTGTCGAAATCGTTCGCCGATCCGAAGGCGGCCGGTGCGCTGCAGAAGCAACTCAAGGCGCTGGGCGCCGCCGCGGCCGTACTGCGCATTCGGCCGCTGGGCGTGAGCCTGGAACTGGACGGCGCGGCGGTCGCCAGTACGCCTGACTGTCGCGACGAGCAGGCTCGTGACGACATGCTGGCGCGGCTGCGTGAAGCGCTGGATCAACTTGCCGCACAGGAATGA
- a CDS encoding DUF5916 domain-containing protein encodes MRMACLLFITLAALSAPALAVDIDGHIGADEWKGAQHIADFRQTQPLTGKPGSLHTEAWILATPKGLAVAFRCDQPADVPRTRQRVQRDFEDQVDRVNLMVDFNGDGRTGYDFVVSSTGGINDAVLTNENQFNKDWDGNWLHAVSEDAEGWTVEILIPWYIAPMHTALDGKRTIGVYLDRVTGSTGERDSWPVASFTLPRFLSAFSRVEVPQYSQSLLAVTPYVSGLYDNVRGRSHFQEGADLLWKPNGQFQLTAALNPDFGQVESDDLVVNFSATETYVSDKRPFFTENQGIFDFSLLDDYSQLVYTRRVGGSSDDGRGAADINAAVKLNGSFGTTSYGVLAADEDGEAGRFFGAARVTHDFGDQSLGMLLTRVDRPWLDREATVLGVDHHWRPTPQLTIATNVVGSDILQSGTHTRDTGGTFIADLEMGDGWRQQWLGMHFGDQLQVNDFGYLERNNFNYGHWEVRKRNTALSADSAYSSHEWRFRIDGLDNDHGLRLRRQLRISRNSDLRNGANEIVQLNVNSAGWDDLLTRGNGALFLPPSVDLAYERISPRHGDWAFKLDAEVLSGGLGGNRQLGYNVKFIPTYFVSDAFSVYAGPYYEHTPDWLVWQHDNLIGRYDEHTLQLDAGFDWSIGNRQELRVKLQAIGLDARLRGAYRVGGNGRAVASNEPVDDFSVRNLGLQIRYRYELAPLSYLYVVYGRGGYAMDDQARDTGDVFGRSLALRDDEQLLVKLSYRFDI; translated from the coding sequence ATGCGCATGGCATGCCTGTTGTTCATTACCCTGGCGGCGCTGTCGGCGCCCGCACTGGCCGTCGATATCGACGGCCACATCGGCGCGGACGAGTGGAAGGGCGCGCAGCATATCGCCGATTTCCGGCAGACCCAGCCGCTTACCGGCAAGCCGGGCTCGCTGCATACCGAAGCCTGGATCCTGGCCACCCCGAAGGGCCTGGCCGTGGCGTTCCGCTGCGACCAGCCGGCCGACGTGCCGCGCACGCGGCAGCGCGTGCAGCGCGACTTCGAGGACCAGGTCGACCGGGTCAATCTGATGGTCGACTTCAACGGCGACGGGCGCACCGGCTACGACTTCGTGGTCAGCTCGACCGGCGGCATCAACGATGCCGTGCTCACCAACGAGAACCAGTTCAACAAGGACTGGGACGGCAACTGGCTGCACGCGGTGAGCGAGGATGCCGAGGGCTGGACGGTCGAGATACTGATCCCGTGGTACATCGCGCCGATGCACACCGCTCTGGACGGCAAGCGCACGATCGGCGTCTATCTCGACCGCGTGACCGGTTCGACCGGCGAGCGCGACTCGTGGCCGGTGGCCAGCTTCACGCTGCCGCGCTTCCTGTCTGCATTCAGCCGGGTCGAGGTGCCGCAGTACAGCCAGTCGCTGCTGGCGGTGACGCCGTACGTGTCCGGCCTGTACGACAACGTGCGCGGCCGCAGCCACTTCCAGGAAGGCGCCGACCTGCTGTGGAAGCCGAACGGCCAGTTCCAGCTCACCGCGGCGCTGAATCCGGACTTCGGCCAGGTCGAGAGCGACGACCTGGTGGTCAACTTCAGCGCCACCGAAACCTACGTCAGCGACAAGCGGCCGTTCTTCACCGAGAACCAGGGCATCTTCGACTTCAGCCTGCTCGATGACTACAGCCAGCTGGTCTATACGCGGCGTGTCGGCGGGTCGTCCGACGACGGCCGCGGCGCGGCCGATATCAACGCAGCGGTGAAGCTCAACGGCAGCTTCGGCACCACCAGCTACGGCGTGCTCGCCGCCGACGAGGACGGCGAGGCAGGGCGTTTCTTCGGCGCCGCGCGGGTGACCCACGATTTCGGCGACCAGAGCCTGGGCATGCTGCTGACCCGGGTCGACCGCCCGTGGCTGGATCGCGAGGCCACCGTGCTTGGCGTGGACCATCACTGGCGGCCCACGCCGCAGCTGACCATCGCCACCAACGTGGTCGGCAGCGACATCCTGCAGTCGGGCACGCACACGCGCGATACCGGCGGCACCTTCATCGCCGATCTCGAGATGGGCGATGGCTGGCGCCAGCAGTGGCTGGGCATGCATTTCGGCGACCAGCTGCAGGTCAACGACTTCGGCTACCTGGAGCGCAACAATTTCAACTACGGCCACTGGGAAGTACGCAAGCGCAATACTGCGCTGTCGGCCGATTCCGCCTACAGTTCGCACGAGTGGCGCTTCCGCATCGACGGGCTGGACAACGACCATGGCCTGCGACTGCGCCGCCAGCTGCGCATCAGCCGCAACAGCGACCTGCGCAACGGCGCCAACGAAATCGTGCAGCTCAACGTCAACAGCGCGGGCTGGGACGATCTGCTCACCCGCGGCAACGGCGCGCTGTTCCTGCCGCCATCGGTGGACCTGGCCTACGAACGCATCAGCCCGCGCCACGGCGACTGGGCGTTCAAGCTGGATGCGGAAGTCCTCAGTGGTGGACTGGGCGGCAATCGGCAGCTCGGCTACAACGTCAAATTCATCCCGACCTATTTCGTCAGCGACGCATTCAGCGTGTACGCGGGGCCGTACTACGAGCACACGCCGGATTGGCTGGTGTGGCAGCACGACAATCTGATCGGCCGCTACGACGAGCACACGCTCCAGCTGGACGCCGGTTTCGACTGGAGCATCGGCAACCGCCAGGAGCTGCGCGTGAAGCTGCAAGCGATCGGCCTGGATGCGCGCCTGCGTGGCGCCTACCGCGTGGGCGGCAATGGTCGCGCGGTGGCCAGCAACGAGCCGGTCGACGACTTCAGCGTGCGCAATCTCGGCCTGCAGATCCGCTACCGCTACGAGCTGGCGCCGCTGTCGTACCTGTACGTGGTCTACGGCCGTGGCGGCTACGCGATGGACGATCAGGCGCGCGATACCGGCGACGTGTTCGGCCGCAGCCTCGCGCTGCGCGACGACGAGCAGCTGTTGGTGAAGCTGAGCTATCGCTTCGACATCTAG
- a CDS encoding YegP family protein codes for MSGKFTVFAGKNGQTYFNLKAGNGEIILKSEGYRDKASAHNGIESVRKNAPDAARYEKKTSASGKLHFNLKAANHQVIGSSEMYDSESSRDAGIASVMANAPDAKLGEE; via the coding sequence ATGAGCGGCAAGTTCACCGTGTTTGCCGGCAAGAACGGCCAGACCTATTTCAACCTCAAGGCCGGCAACGGCGAGATCATCCTCAAGAGCGAGGGGTACAGGGACAAGGCCAGCGCGCACAACGGCATCGAGTCGGTGCGCAAGAACGCGCCGGATGCGGCGCGCTACGAGAAAAAGACGTCGGCCAGCGGCAAGCTCCACTTCAACCTGAAGGCCGCCAACCACCAGGTCATCGGCAGCAGTGAGATGTACGACAGCGAGAGCTCGCGCGACGCCGGCATCGCTTCGGTGATGGCAAACGCGCCGGACGCCAAGCTCGGCGAGGAATGA
- the kynA gene encoding tryptophan 2,3-dioxygenase translates to MSDNQRDLEAGIQTDLNGQMTYGGYLHLDTLLSAQQPLSQPPHHDEMLFIVQHHVSELWMKLLIHELKAAVTHLQADDIDACLKILARVKQVQRQLFEQWAVLETLTPSEYLEFRGVLGPSSGFQSLQYRQIEFLLGNKNAGMLKVFAHDPAAQAELRAVLEAPSLYDEFLRYLARRGHAVPAELLQRDWTQAYRRNEALLPVLKRIYEQRAEFWPEYHMCEQLVDVEESFQLWRFRHMKTVERIIGHRRGTGGSSGVSFLKKALDLEFFPELLDVRTVLGS, encoded by the coding sequence ATGAGCGACAACCAGCGCGATCTCGAAGCGGGCATCCAGACCGATCTCAACGGGCAGATGACGTACGGCGGCTATCTGCACCTCGATACGTTGCTGTCCGCACAGCAGCCGTTGAGCCAGCCGCCGCATCACGACGAGATGCTGTTCATCGTGCAGCACCACGTGTCCGAGCTGTGGATGAAGCTGCTGATCCACGAGTTGAAGGCGGCGGTGACGCATCTGCAGGCGGACGACATCGATGCCTGCCTGAAGATCCTGGCGCGGGTGAAGCAGGTGCAGCGCCAGCTGTTCGAGCAGTGGGCGGTGCTGGAGACGCTGACGCCGTCGGAGTACCTGGAGTTCCGCGGCGTGCTGGGGCCGTCGTCGGGCTTCCAGTCGCTGCAGTATCGCCAGATCGAGTTCCTTCTCGGCAACAAGAATGCCGGCATGCTCAAGGTGTTCGCGCACGATCCGGCCGCGCAGGCCGAGTTGCGTGCGGTGCTGGAAGCGCCCAGCCTGTACGACGAATTCCTGCGCTATCTGGCGCGGCGCGGCCATGCGGTGCCGGCCGAGCTGCTGCAGCGCGACTGGACCCAGGCCTACCGGCGCAACGAGGCACTGCTGCCGGTGCTCAAGCGCATCTACGAACAGCGCGCGGAGTTCTGGCCGGAGTACCACATGTGCGAGCAGCTGGTGGATGTGGAGGAAAGCTTCCAGCTGTGGCGCTTCCGCCACATGAAGACGGTGGAGCGGATCATCGGCCATCGTCGCGGCACCGGCGGTTCGTCCGGGGTGAGCTTCCTGAAGAAGGCGCTCGACCTGGAATTCTTCCCCGAGTTGCTCGACGTGCGCACCGTGCTGGGCAGCTGA
- a CDS encoding DUF6348 family protein: MDSAALQKYLLRLFERHDVELEADEDGWLVTDGDFPAIRAAWHEGAPGEPGRLDVDVVLSEERYIEESFAGIGGGDAGCRDALHTFERDVFPPLLAACWYVTDDRKMRIAAWDIGVRTWDVFIGPFSARGADAASMPAEALASIEAALKREALSPELHWLRLVHSHGAKGDSRCEALLDNELWTAGTLALTAAPWPHSGDYSARCFMLLDVRDY; the protein is encoded by the coding sequence ATGGACAGTGCGGCGCTACAGAAATACCTGCTGCGGCTGTTCGAGCGGCACGATGTCGAACTGGAGGCGGACGAGGACGGCTGGCTGGTCACCGACGGCGACTTCCCGGCGATCCGCGCCGCCTGGCATGAGGGTGCACCCGGCGAACCCGGTCGGCTCGACGTCGACGTGGTGCTGAGCGAGGAACGCTACATCGAAGAGAGCTTCGCCGGCATCGGCGGCGGCGACGCCGGCTGCCGCGATGCGCTGCACACGTTCGAGCGGGATGTGTTCCCCCCGCTGCTGGCCGCCTGCTGGTACGTCACCGACGACCGCAAGATGCGGATCGCCGCGTGGGATATCGGCGTGCGCACGTGGGACGTGTTCATCGGCCCGTTCAGCGCGCGTGGTGCGGACGCTGCAAGCATGCCGGCCGAGGCGCTGGCGTCGATCGAGGCCGCGTTGAAACGCGAGGCGCTCAGCCCCGAGTTGCACTGGCTGCGGCTGGTGCACAGCCATGGCGCCAAGGGCGATTCGCGCTGCGAGGCGCTGCTCGACAACGAGTTGTGGACGGCGGGGACGCTGGCATTGACCGCCGCCCCGTGGCCGCACAGCGGCGACTACAGCGCCCGCTGTTTCATGCTGCTGGACGTGCGCGACTATTGA
- the pdhA gene encoding pyruvate dehydrogenase (acetyl-transferring) E1 component subunit alpha, with the protein MTIAAKFEIEYLQYLDAEGKQVRDDLPEFAKDLEHMVKLYKLMLSTRVFDAKSIALQRTGKLGTYASCLGHEAAHVGIGSAMRPEDVYAPSYREYGAQLYRGVQPREVYMYWGGDERGNDYQKEPARHDFAWSVPIATQCLHAAGSALAFKIRGEKRVAVCTIGDGGSSKGDFYGAINIAGAQNLPLVCVIVNNQWAISVPRKIQSGAPTLAQKGIAAGLFSIQVDGNDIIAVRKAMEDALERARNGEGGSVIEAVTYRLGDHTTADDARRYRGEQEVKDGWEKEPMKRLRNWLVAKGVWDDAKEEAWKAECDEWMDNEVNAYLETKTQPVSAMFDYIFAEVPADLAKQRDYVLSLENQLESKKGH; encoded by the coding sequence GTGACCATCGCCGCCAAGTTTGAAATCGAATACCTGCAATACCTCGACGCCGAGGGCAAGCAGGTACGTGATGACCTGCCCGAGTTCGCGAAAGACCTCGAGCACATGGTCAAGCTGTACAAGCTGATGCTGTCCACCCGCGTGTTCGACGCCAAGTCGATCGCGTTGCAGCGCACCGGCAAGCTGGGCACCTATGCCAGCTGCCTCGGCCACGAAGCGGCGCACGTGGGCATCGGCAGCGCGATGCGTCCGGAAGACGTGTATGCGCCGAGCTATCGCGAGTACGGCGCGCAGCTGTACCGCGGCGTGCAGCCGCGCGAGGTGTACATGTACTGGGGCGGCGACGAGCGCGGCAACGACTACCAGAAGGAACCGGCGCGGCACGATTTCGCCTGGTCGGTGCCGATCGCCACGCAGTGCCTGCATGCAGCCGGCTCGGCGCTGGCGTTCAAGATCCGCGGCGAGAAGCGCGTGGCGGTGTGCACGATCGGCGACGGCGGTTCGTCCAAGGGCGACTTCTACGGCGCGATCAACATCGCCGGCGCGCAGAACCTGCCGCTGGTCTGCGTGATCGTCAACAACCAGTGGGCGATCTCGGTGCCGCGCAAGATCCAGTCCGGTGCGCCCACGCTGGCGCAGAAGGGCATCGCCGCCGGCCTGTTCTCGATCCAGGTCGACGGCAACGACATCATCGCCGTGCGCAAGGCGATGGAAGATGCGCTGGAACGTGCGCGCAACGGCGAGGGCGGCAGCGTGATCGAAGCGGTGACCTACCGCCTCGGCGACCACACCACCGCCGACGACGCTCGCCGCTATCGCGGCGAGCAGGAAGTGAAGGACGGCTGGGAAAAGGAGCCGATGAAGCGCCTGCGCAACTGGCTGGTCGCCAAGGGCGTGTGGGACGACGCGAAGGAAGAAGCCTGGAAGGCCGAGTGCGACGAGTGGATGGACAACGAGGTGAACGCCTACCTCGAGACCAAGACGCAGCCGGTCTCGGCGATGTTCGACTACATCTTCGCCGAAGTCCCCGCCGATCTCGCCAAGCAGCGCGATTACGTCCTCTCGCTTGAAAACCAGCTCGAATCGAAGAAGGGCCACTGA
- a CDS encoding VOC family protein produces MHHSRLCAIVIDCHVDELAPVADFWSQALGKPIARVDQDGDGKYAELQTAADEPIILLQKVDHASRVHLDIETDDLDAEVARLEQLGARRIAFVRGRWWVLEAPSGHRFCVVQPQRKAFGPHLNTWD; encoded by the coding sequence ATGCATCACAGCCGACTCTGCGCCATCGTCATCGACTGCCACGTCGACGAGCTCGCACCCGTCGCCGATTTCTGGAGCCAGGCGCTGGGCAAGCCGATCGCCCGCGTCGACCAGGACGGCGACGGCAAGTACGCGGAACTGCAGACCGCTGCGGACGAACCGATCATCCTGCTGCAGAAGGTGGACCATGCCAGCCGCGTGCATCTGGACATCGAGACCGACGACCTCGACGCCGAGGTGGCGCGGCTGGAGCAGCTCGGGGCACGTCGCATCGCGTTCGTGCGCGGGCGCTGGTGGGTGCTGGAAGCGCCCAGCGGGCATCGTTTCTGCGTGGTGCAGCCGCAGCGCAAGGCATTCGGGCCGCACCTCAACACCTGGGACTGA
- a CDS encoding dihydrolipoamide acetyltransferase family protein has product MADIKTFYLPDLGEGLPDATVVEWHVKVGDSIKLDAPLCSMETAKAVVDVPSPYTGKVVKLHGAPGDIIETGAALADFEPDPNAKQRAESQETGHHHGPKKSVGSPAPDDGGKVVASDEGGEVDQTVAVREDEGTVVGAMVSGSHVHVEQAASIGGVKAVPAVRALAKKLKVDLGRVRPTGADGVVTMKDVKDAAANGSAALGAAPVRAVPASAGRHLAPELPQPEAQRGPVSLAGKPVRTAPPSQQASGQPEQLKGVRRNMARVMADAHAQVVPTTLVDDADLHAWIGKQDITARLIRAIVSACKAVPALNAWFDGKNLSRTLHPHVDIGIAVDTDDGLFVPALRNADVLDAAGVRAAIKRLRTQVEDRTIPASELSGYTISLSNFGMFAGRYATPVVVPPTVAIVGAGKLSHDVVAVIGGIEVHRRMPLSLTFDHRAATGGEAARFLKAMLDDLALPN; this is encoded by the coding sequence ATGGCTGATATCAAGACGTTCTACCTCCCCGACCTCGGCGAAGGCCTGCCCGACGCGACCGTCGTCGAGTGGCACGTGAAGGTGGGCGACAGCATCAAGCTCGACGCGCCGCTGTGCTCGATGGAAACCGCCAAGGCCGTGGTCGACGTGCCCTCGCCGTACACCGGCAAGGTCGTCAAGCTGCACGGCGCGCCTGGCGACATCATCGAGACCGGCGCCGCGCTGGCCGATTTCGAGCCCGATCCGAACGCCAAGCAGCGCGCCGAGTCGCAGGAGACCGGCCACCACCACGGCCCGAAGAAGAGCGTCGGCAGCCCGGCGCCCGATGACGGCGGCAAGGTAGTCGCCTCGGACGAAGGCGGCGAAGTGGACCAGACCGTGGCCGTTCGCGAAGACGAAGGCACCGTGGTCGGCGCGATGGTCAGCGGCAGTCACGTGCACGTCGAACAGGCCGCCAGCATCGGCGGCGTCAAGGCCGTGCCGGCCGTGCGTGCGCTGGCGAAGAAGCTCAAGGTCGACCTCGGCCGCGTGCGTCCCACCGGCGCCGACGGCGTGGTCACCATGAAGGACGTCAAGGACGCCGCCGCGAACGGTTCGGCCGCACTCGGCGCCGCGCCTGTGCGCGCGGTTCCCGCCTCGGCCGGCCGCCATCTCGCGCCGGAACTGCCGCAGCCGGAGGCACAGCGCGGCCCCGTCTCGCTCGCCGGCAAGCCAGTACGCACCGCGCCGCCGTCACAGCAGGCCAGCGGCCAGCCGGAACAGCTGAAGGGTGTGCGTCGCAACATGGCGCGCGTGATGGCCGATGCGCACGCCCAGGTCGTGCCGACCACCCTGGTCGATGACGCCGACCTGCATGCCTGGATCGGCAAGCAGGACATCACTGCGCGCCTGATCCGCGCGATCGTGTCCGCCTGCAAGGCGGTGCCGGCGCTGAACGCCTGGTTCGACGGCAAGAACCTCAGCCGCACCCTGCATCCGCATGTGGACATCGGCATCGCGGTCGACACCGACGACGGCCTGTTCGTGCCGGCGCTGCGCAACGCCGACGTGCTCGACGCCGCCGGCGTGCGTGCCGCGATCAAGCGCCTGCGCACGCAGGTCGAGGACCGCACGATCCCGGCCTCGGAACTGTCCGGCTACACCATCAGCCTGTCCAACTTCGGCATGTTCGCCGGCCGCTACGCGACGCCCGTCGTCGTGCCGCCGACCGTCGCCATCGTCGGCGCCGGCAAGCTCAGCCACGACGTGGTCGCGGTGATCGGCGGCATCGAAGTGCACCGCCGCATGCCGCTGTCGCTGACCTTCGACCACCGCGCCGCCACCGGCGGCGAAGCCGCAAGGTTCCTCAAGGCGATGCTGGACGACCTGGCCCTGCCGAACTGA